A DNA window from Hordeum vulgare subsp. vulgare chromosome 1H, MorexV3_pseudomolecules_assembly, whole genome shotgun sequence contains the following coding sequences:
- the LOC123420978 gene encoding uncharacterized protein LOC123420978, with amino-acid sequence MADATPTKPSKKGSSEPAVHCDGAKAKAKSKAVVHADAEDGHAGDATSPAPAHRPRLLRCACCGLAALAALAAVVILVLSLTVLKVRDPDLTMDSVTVERFRVGFADVPDGRPPLRINATLAAWIVIRNPNYASMRFGASTTEIFLDGVPGRVGLGSAPPGEASARGASRVRGGMDVFVDRVAPAVVGEVLFGRGEVRLTSRTAMDGRVSVLGGLYGRRTVRVAMRCRVVLHVSAVVVVAGSPSCVAEFGR; translated from the coding sequence ATGGCGGACGCCACGCCCACGAAACCCAGCAAAAAAGGTTCCTCCGAGCCCGCCGTCCACTGTGACGGCGCCAAGGCCAAGGCCAAGTCCAAGGCCGTCGTCCACGCCGACGCCGAGGACGGGCATGCCGGCGATGCCACGAGTCCCGCTCCTGCGCACCGGCCCCGGCTGCTGCGGTGCGCGTGCTGCGGCCTGGCCGCGCTCGCCGCGTTGGCCGCCGTGGTGATCCTCGTCCTCTCGCTCACCGTGCTGAAGGTCCGGGACCCCGACCTGACCATGGACTCGGTCACCGTGGAGCGCTTCCGCGTGGGGTTCGCCGACGTGCCCGACGGCCGGCCGCCGCTGCGGATCAACGCCACGCTGGCCGCGTGGATCGTGATCCGGAACCCAAACTACGCGTCCATGCGGTTCGGCGCCAGCACGACGGAGATCTTCCTGGACGGCGTGCCTGGCCGCGTTGGCCTCGGGAGCGCGCCGCCCGGCGAGGCGTCGGCGCGGGGCGCCAGCCGGGTGCGCGGCGGCATGGACGTGTTCGTCGACAGGGTCGCACCGGCCGTGGTGGGGGAGGTGCTGTTCGGCCGCGGCGAGGTGCGGCTCACCAGCCGCACGGCCATGGACGGCAGAGTCAGCGTGCTCGGCGGATTGTACGGGCGGCGCACGGTCCGCGTGGCCATGCGGTGCCGCGTCGTGCTTCATGTGTCCGCCGTGGTCGTCGTCGCCGGCTCTCCTTCATGCGTCGCCGAGTTCGGTCGCTGA